cgaccgttagatcatgcaaaaatctctcttataaactgacaatggatgctgaccatcGGATCTGGGTCAGGATGAATGTCAGCCATTAGATCGCACCCagaatctttctctcactgtgagccacatCTGTGGGCCGCGAAACTATTCTCGTGGACCACACtctggctctgtggatcgagcgactGGTCCACCATACAccagaggtaatattttttatttttttaaatattttggctcgattttcactccaatttttatctgaaaaataaacatatatatatatatattaaatttttcaaaaatttctcatcattttgatgcttaaattttttaattaaattaacatctattttttataaatatgatctaattttatattttttaaaattatttatttttataagaaaatttagtttattcatgaaattagatttttaagaagatgttagcaccataaattatcaaaaatatcttcaataaatataaaaatatatcatttatcaaTAAGCAAaataagagataaaatttgaaagaagatgcTTTCATTCATTATCAAAAAGAGTTATAAAATTAGACCGAAGTCCGACTACAAGTATCAGATTACAAAAAGAGAAAGCAAAATACACCGACTAAGCTTCGTCATTGTTCCCTTGCTCGGGTATAGTATCCCCGACTTGAACGATTTTAGGCTCAGTCGGTGCTTCTTCTAGAATCAGAGTGACTTCTTCTTCAGCAACTCCATCTTCCGATCTTGGAGGGATGATGCTGTTCAAGTCGAAgtcggatataattttttgactgcatctcgaCCGTCTTCATATCCGACACAATACGAAGTGAAGCCACTTTCGAGGATCTCTTCCCTGTATTCTCCCGAATCTCGAAAATCCTCAATTATCTGACCCAGTGCTTCTTTTGCCGACTTTGCTTCCACCTTGGCCAAATCAGCATCAGCTCGAgcagaggacagttcttctttgTTCAGTGCCAAGCTTTTCAGGCTGGCCCGATGACGTTCACGTTCGGCTTCGAGCTCTTCAATGCATCCGTCTCACTCTCGTTGAAGCCGGTGGATAGAATGCTTCTTATTTTTGACCTGTGATTCAAGAGCCGAAATAGCCCCACGAGTCGACACAAGTTCGGCCCCCGAGGATGCCAAGTCGTCAGTGAGTCGGAAACCTCTCCTGAAGTTTGACTTCCCGCTCCACTGTCGACTTGAGTTGTTCAAGTGCAGCCGCTTTCTCAGCATCGACGGCTGCTACCTTATTCTTCCACGCGCTACGAATGTCGGCGAACTTCGTGTAGCCAACCTCCAGATCAGACATGTCATGGATCAACTGCAGACAGAGGATAAGTcgagttataaaaaaaaaaaagaaaagaaaaaagaaagtttATCAAAAAGACTTACCCTGATGATGGTCGGATAAAAAGACTAAAATATTTCAACCATCGATCGTTTCCTCTGACGTTCCTGATCGGTCGGAAGGAGAGTTGCCTGGCACAGTCGCTTGGCTAGTACAGAATTAACCAAGGCTAATTCATCGACAGACACTTGGAGGTCGAAGTGCACTGCGTGACCTTCCGATACTGCATCATTCACCGATGCCACTGGAGCTTTCCCCTGGTCTGTTGTCGGCAACCCCACATTTGAAAGTGAGGAAAAGCTTGAGCTTGATTGCGCCCCGACTGAAGGAGCAACTGATGCAGCCACAGATTGTTCGAGCTCTCTTGCCTCAGCTCGAACCTCCTCAGGTGGCGGGACTACCGATGTTGTTTTGGTAGTCCCCCTTGCCGTCCTTTCCTCGAACGGTGCAACAGGGAACACTGTTAGAGCCGACAATGCCAGAACAGGTTCAGGAACTGATGCCTATGGGGCATCAGGTTCCACTACCGATGCAGAAGTACTGACTGAAGCTGATGCCTGATGCCTTTTCGACGGTCGTGAAGGCCCGACTTCAGATGCTACTCTCTTCTTGGCAGTGTGCTGACGAATGTCGGTACTCGACACCTGCATCCTCTGCTGCATGATTGCAAGTGTAACAGAGATCAGTACAATTCAGCaagtaaaagaaaaatcagaaataaCTGACCAGCTATACTATATCTAGATGAGGAACCGAACTAAGACCGGCGTCATAAAGGGCCTGTTCGGTTACAAGCTATTTCTGCTTCGACACTGACATATCCTTCAGCCGGTGAAAGTCCTCCTGGTCGTCGACCTCTACCCAGCTGTTGTCATTAGGGCCAGTACGAGGATCGCCCCAACAAGAAAGAAAACCCCAAAAAAGTgaagaagaagtaaagaaaaattgattcttccatccatgaatggacgatggaagaccagtgataaagaaaagatcttttcgggggttgaagaaccaccaccctcgggccttcgaATGAGGTCGGAGGATAAAGAAggctcgaaaaagagaaggacggGGCATGGTCGGCAACATCCGACACAGCAAAGCAAAGCTAATTATCAGTCGGATCGAGTTCGGTGCCAGCTGAGCCGGGCAAAGTTCGGACAAACTCtagaatcaaaaattgaagatccgTCCGAAGATCTTCGATGTAGAAGACCACCTGGTCCGAAGGTGGGTTATTCATCCGACCATCAGCTCCAGGGGCAAAAAGTTGAAATTGCTCCGGGATACAAAACTGCTTCTAGGGCCATTCGACATTCGATCTCGAAAGTGAAGAGGACTCCACATCTGGACTCGACTGAGACTCATCAGTTGGATTCTCCGATCGATCTTCCTAAGAAGGAGAAGCCCTAGCCATGAGAATTACTCTGAAGAAGACAAAAGACtttagaagaaagaagaaaggactcGAAAAAAAGGCAAAGTTGACCTGAAAGCTTGGAGCGATAATCTTGGGCATTGGGGCAACAATCTGGTAGAGTCCCAACACCACCAAAGAtagtgaaaagtaaaaatttggcTGAGAGGGActctatatataggatccctcaacggtcGAGATGAGAGCGGTCAAATCGAAGATCCACCAGATGACGACGCATGGCAATATCTGGATCGAtcattgatcggacggttcgacgTACCTGTTCCAGATTGAACCACATCACCCCTATCCGCGTGAATAATTCCGACCCAATAACATCCGAACACGTAGAACAAATAtacttgtcagaatcatatcattTGATGTCGAATCGACTTTCCAAAATGATGCCTGACACTGATAATTAATATCAAATCGTTCGATCAGTGTAACTGATGATTGTACCTACCAATACGATAAAATAGCTGATCATATGTATTTCGGAGGAAACGACATCAAAATCGAGGCTCGATGTGATAGAACATTCTTCGTCTAACGTGATAAATCACGTGATAATTTCCACGTTGGATCACTTTAGACTTGAGAATGGGGGGCAATTGTTAGGGTAAACCCACCGACCCTGACTTTGGTCTCCATGACTTCGACTCGATAATAGTCGACCGACCGAATATATGACTCCGACTGATCGACTCCAATTCAAATATAGCCGATTGACCGAACGCACAACTTCGACGGAGCATCGATTGAACTAACGACTCCGACTCTTCATCAACCGATTGAACAAATATCATCGACTTATGGTCGATGACCGATGATACAGCAGAATCATCAACTGACGGCCGTGCCTACTATCGACATACagtcggctaatctgctcaataTACCATAACCATCACGAACAGTTACCGACCGCACATCACGATGCCATAATTGGAAAATTAATGACCCACTACGTGATTATGGCTTGATGATTTAGCACTATAAAATACGGGATCACATCCAACGGTTACAAGAACTTCGTTTATAAATAGTAAGGAAAACAGGGCTGGTAAGCCATTTCTGGCCAGAACTCTGCTACTCTAAATATTGACATCTATTGTTCACCAACTTttctctctaacttaagcattggagggtctctaTCAGACACAATTCTGGTCAGTGCGGACGTTGTCTTGCAGGTATTCATTCCCGACGACAGGCGACGGGGAGTTGGCCACAACACATATAGCCAAGCattatacaaaaaaataatagatatttaggatgattttaggatttttttaatatgatttaGGGTTACATATAGCCAAGAGGCCTTCCTCCCGAGTCGTGCATCCTTGGAGATTAGGACACGAGTCCTTAAAGATTAAGCTCCCATGttgatcaatcaaattgagctcccAGGCTGTATATCCATAGAGAATGAGATACAAGTCCCTAAAGATCAACTAGAGCCATTCTGAGCTCTCGGGTTGCACATCCTTGGAGATCTGGATGTGAGTCCAGGGATGCCAAATTTGGAGGTCAAGCTCCCAATTCGCACATCCCCAAAGATTGAGACATAAGTCCCATACAGAGCACTCCCAAGCCGAGCTCCCAGGTTATGTATCCCTAGAGATCGGGACATAAGTCTCTAGTGAGGCTGAGCTCTCAAGCCAAGCTCCTTGGCCATGCATCCTTAGAGATTCAGACACGAGTACTTAGAGGCTGACCAAAGCAATTCTAAGCTCTCTAACCAAGCTCAAGCTACGCATCTTTGAAGATCGAGAGATGTGGAGGCCACCCTTCCATTCCATCTGAGATGTGAGAACTGTGCACTCAGGATGCAAGTCTCTAGAGCGGTGACCAGAGCCATATCAAGCTCCTAAGTCTGCATCCTTGGAGATCGAGATGCCAATTCTTGGAAGCCAACTAGAGCCATTCCGAGATCCTAAGCAATGCTCCCAGGTCGTGCATTACTAAAGATCAGGATGCGAGTCTATAAAGGCTGACTAGAGCTATTCCAAGCACCTCGATAGAGCTCCCAAGTCGCATATCAATAGAGATTAGGATACGAGTCCGTGGAGGTTGCCCTTTCATGTCATTCGAGATTTGAGTACTGTTTGTGTAGGATGCGAGTCCTTAGAACACCAATTAGAGCCATGCCGAGCTCTCCTTGGAAGTTGGGGCAagtgatacaccctaaaattgaTGACAAACAACATGGCAAAACTAACCAATCAAAGCCTACCATGAATTGGTCATGAAGTCCTCACTTTAGCCAACCTATCCCGCCATATGACGACTACTAAAAAGCGTACGAAGATGCCTTGAAGGTTGAGCTCCTATCTTGAGTTCACAAGCCAAGCTTCCAATCTGCACGTTCTTGGAGATCAAGATGTGAGTCCTTAGAGGATGATCAAAACTATTCCAAGTCATACATCCCTAGAGATTGAAATGTGAGTCCTTAAAAACTGAGCTTTTAGGCCATGCATCCTGGAGATCAAGATACAAGTCCTTGTAGGCAGATTAAAGCTATTCCAAACTCGCGGGTTATGCATTATGCATTCCTAAAGATCTGAACATGAGTCCCTGGATGCGAAACTCCAGGGTCGAGCTCTTGAGCCATGCATCCTTGGATATTGGGATGTGGGTCCCATGCCGAGCACTTCTAAATTCTATCTTCTATCCACTTTGGATGctgttttttctatttttatatattaggaTATATGCATGTATTCTTTACATTATCTAATGGTTGGATAtctcttttttattaaaaaaataaaaatctatcaaaaaatcATAGGGTAGCACCACTTCGTTGCTGGTTGTTCTGTAAGCAGGAAAGCGAAATTTATGTACCAcataataaaattagaaaatgaGAAACATGTAACTCCTTTTAGTTGTTGATTGCTGATCATTTAACCACATAAAAAAGATGaataaccttgttggacatgactTCATCGTAGTCCCAACTGCTTCGAGGTTCCATAGCTGGTATCAACTTAGCTCTCCCAGCTTGAGTCGGGAAACCCTTGATCACGTCCCAGAGCAGGAATGCCATAAGTTATTAAATCTGGGATATCTCAAAAATTGTAAGATCTTAACCGTTAAATTTTCAAAAACTCCTAAGCACACGCACTAACTTTGACGAAAGAATAAACCTTCTTCAACAACCTTTCCACTGCAACATGGCCATGTATGTTCAGCGCTATTTGCTgaaaatactccaatgacatcAAAAGTTCTTTCTGCCAGTAATTTTCCAAATTTGCATCTCTTGAATGTGAGAAAATCTCTTGCAGATTTTTTTGCTGAGGAACGAGGAATAAATTGCCCCGCTTTTTTGGGAGAAAATAAAAGGCTAATACAACTTCCTGTCATAACTTGGATCTAGATTGCAAACAACAATTAATTTTttgtcaccaaaaaaaaaaatttttttttttaacacgtCAACTCATGTCAAGCAGATGTATTAAGACAATGGAATAGCATTGCACGGTCCGACACAACATTGCATAACAAGAACTCGTTTGGTAGACCGCTTGGATATTAGGTTGCAAGTGAATCCACATCATCCTAAACAAGTACAGTTTTGGTCCTTGGATCACTTTGTGCCTTTATATGATCAAAATGTTCTACTTTGGTTGGCAACTTACAGCAAGCTAAAGAGGGGATTGCTTTGATAGCTTGCCCGGTGGCTTAAATACATTGCAACGAGATGGAGGAAATACCAATTTCTACATCATCAAAGGACCTTTGGTAAACAACGCAAGAAATATTAAGCCCATGGGTCGTCCGAAAGGTTAAAGATATCAAAGAAGAGGAATAAATAGgaaacaaatatagatatgatTGAATATCAGTATCTTACATGAAATATCCCACAAATCTGATACAGATGCGAAAAATGCAGTAGGCTGCCTCAACAAACCTGAAATGGAAGATTGTTTTTGCGCCACGCCCAGTAGTTTGATCTCATTGGGTCcacagtctctaagagggagcaGATAGTAGTTGCCAAATTGGCATCTGATGAGTCTGGTTCAGTTTTCCTCAGAGCCTCAATGACAGTCTTGAGTTCATCCGAAGGTTGGAAACCATAACTAAGGAGGTCCAAGAGCAGACTCAATGCAAATGTGTAGTTGAGATTGGTCTTCAAAACCTTCAGGCATACATCGGAGACTTGGTTGTCACTTACCAACAAGTCAGTGTCGCCCTTGTATAAACCTCGGAGGTACCTCCAAGGGCTCTCATTCTGAGGGTTGGCTAGGATGGCTTCAACCGTGTAACTTACTTCAGAGTCTCGCATTGCTTGCAAGCCCCCAAGAACCGGAGACTTTGTGATGACAAAGTACCTCTGTTACAGAACAGTGGTTACTAATTGGCAAGGTCATGTCCTCCACATATAAAAAGGAGTATGTGACTGTATTTCAAAATGATCGGACATAATTGAACCCAATAACCTGAAGGCATCAATATCAGCATGTTTCACGCCTACAGATACCTTGGAAGCTAAATTACAAGACTCTTAGGTTGCAGCTCACCACAGAATCACAAAAACATTGTGCATAACTAAAATCATCACATGTATGTTGCAGATTTTGAAACGTGAACCGTATGAGCTATGACCCTCTAATGATCTGTTACCCTTTTGGAACTGTTGGCTACCGGTGGTGTTCAGAGGCATGTTATACAAGGATAACATGCTAAACCGGAAGATGTTAAAGTGACTTACTTTTGTTCGTCAGTTTAGAAAAGGAGGACAAAGATTAAAATTCAAAGCATTTGAGTGTATAGAGATCCTACAATCCCTATAGTTTTGAATACTGCTAACCATCTCACAAATGCAGGCATCCCTTATATGGATTAGTGCTGAACACGTGAAATGCACGAGCATCACTTCCATTTTTTTCCCTTCTCTTTTTTATTATGTTTTCATATGCAAGTGAAAAAGAAGACAGTTTCAGGCAAGTCCAGCCTTGCTATAACATCAAGAAATAAGTAAAGGAAGCACATAAATATCAGGAATTCTGAAAGTAATTATCTGGATAAATATTATGATAAACATTAAATAAGCTGCATTTACTTTTGATATTACAGAAAGCATTCTAAAAACCGGATTGCATTTTGTTATACTCCAATATTGCACTTTTAAGAGAATCACTGACCCATGATGACAGATGCAATGCAGTACATCAAAGGATAATTAATTCATCCTAGGAGGACAATTTCtgcatttcaattttaaatttttaaaacagcCACAGGCCACTTGTGTCCCGAGAATACCTTTATTAGTAGCTTTTCAAATTACAGATttacaatttttttaaatttactgaACCACTTCTTGTGCATCCATGAATGTATGACAGCTCGAAATCAAAGGCCTGACAGGAAACTGTAAATGATGAAAAAGCTAGAAATGAAATCATACATCAGAGATTGAGGAACCATCAAAGAACCTATAATAGGTATACCTGATTCCAAGCTGAATTATTAAAAATGTCATCTTCAAGCAGCTTACAGCAGTAGTCAAGCTCCTTTTCCCAGCCACCCAGTGACAGAAGAATCCACTGCATGAAAGCATTTCATCTTACTTTTTCTATTCCTATCTGAGAAATAGTATAGTTTTTGTCTACCACTTATTAACATAGAATATGCATCTTGCACTAGAAATTTATGGAGAATCATAAACATGCAGTTAACTAATATATTGTAATTGTATGTTGATTTCAACAAGGTTGTGAGAAAAGCATGGAGAATATACGGCGGAGAATACACAATGTTTAGATGGTTGGTCTGATTAGTCATTCAGGAAATTGTTACAATTTAAAAGCTAATTCCATGAAACAGTCAACATGGAAAAATAAGGGAATTAAAGAAGGCAACACACCTGCCTATGAGACCAGGCATGGTAatttttagcatcaagagcaAGTATGCTCTTCGTAAATTCAAGCTCTTTATCTGCAGCTTCAGGTCCCAGATTCTCTGCAACCCACCGCCTGTGATGCCTACATGATGTATAAACCAGCAGAATCAATAGAGAAACTACTAAGCATAACTACTGACAAGCCAC
Above is a genomic segment from Elaeis guineensis isolate ETL-2024a chromosome 1, EG11, whole genome shotgun sequence containing:
- the LOC105038116 gene encoding protein farnesyltransferase/geranylgeranyltransferase type-1 subunit alpha; translation: MSSSSSDDDDRIPFSRRPEWSDVRPVPQDDGPHPIVPIAYRDDFRETMDYFRAVYIADERSRRALDLTTEAIGMNPGNYTVWHFRRLVLEALNVDLHEERDFINQIAIRNSKNYQIWHHRRWVAENLGPEAADKELEFTKSILALDAKNYHAWSHRQWILLSLGGWEKELDYCCKLLEDDIFNNSAWNQRYFVITKSPVLGGLQAMRDSEVSYTVEAILANPQNESPWRYLRGLYKGDTDLLVSDNQVSDVCLKVLKTNLNYTFALSLLLDLLSYGFQPSDELKTVIEALRKTEPDSSDANLATTICSLLETVDPMRSNYWAWRKNNLPFQVC